The Aurantiacibacter arachoides genome window below encodes:
- a CDS encoding DNA-directed RNA polymerase subunit alpha, which produces MSVNTKNWQELKKPNTLEVKEGSDKKRKATFVAEPLERGYGLTLGNALRRVLLSSLQGAAITSIKIENVLHEFSSLAGVREDVTDIVLNVKQIALKMEGEGAKRLQLSATGPGEVTAGDIAVTGDIEVLNKDLVICHLDEGATLNMELTADSGKGYVPAVSNRPVDAPIGLIPIDSLYSPIKQVSYKVENARVGQELDFDKLSLTIETDGTVTPEDAVAYAARILQDQLTLFVHFEDGIPQPQSAMIGVAAEPQESDTNQLNRYLLKKVDELELSVRSANCLKNDNIIYIGDLVQKTEAEMLRTPNFGRKSLNEIKEVLSSMGLRLGMDIPGWPPENIEEMAKKLEQELLG; this is translated from the coding sequence ATGTCCGTCAACACCAAGAACTGGCAGGAACTCAAGAAGCCCAACACCCTCGAGGTCAAGGAAGGCAGCGACAAGAAGCGCAAGGCTACCTTCGTGGCCGAGCCGCTCGAGCGCGGCTACGGCCTGACGCTCGGCAACGCCCTGCGCCGTGTGCTGCTGTCCAGCCTGCAGGGTGCTGCGATCACCTCGATCAAGATCGAAAACGTGCTGCACGAGTTTTCCAGCCTGGCTGGCGTGCGCGAGGACGTGACCGACATCGTCCTCAACGTGAAGCAGATCGCGCTAAAGATGGAAGGCGAGGGCGCCAAGCGCCTGCAGCTTTCGGCCACTGGCCCGGGTGAAGTCACCGCCGGCGATATCGCGGTGACCGGCGACATCGAGGTCCTGAACAAGGATCTGGTGATCTGCCACCTCGACGAAGGCGCGACGCTGAACATGGAACTGACGGCCGACAGCGGCAAGGGTTACGTGCCCGCCGTGTCGAACCGGCCGGTGGATGCGCCGATTGGCCTCATCCCGATCGACTCGCTCTACTCGCCGATCAAGCAGGTCAGCTACAAGGTCGAGAACGCTCGCGTCGGCCAGGAACTGGACTTTGACAAGCTGTCGCTGACCATCGAGACCGACGGCACCGTCACGCCTGAAGATGCCGTGGCCTACGCCGCTCGCATCCTGCAGGACCAGCTGACGCTGTTCGTCCACTTCGAGGACGGTATCCCGCAGCCGCAGAGCGCCATGATCGGCGTCGCCGCCGAGCCGCAGGAAAGCGACACCAACCAGCTCAACCGTTACCTCCTCAAAAAGGTCGACGAGCTGGAGCTGTCGGTGCGTTCGGCCAATTGCCTCAAGAACGACAACATCATCTACATCGGCGACCTGGTCCAGAAGACCGAGGCCGAGATGCTGCGTACGCCCAACTTCGGTCGCAAGTCCTTGAACGAAATCAAGGAAGTGCTTTCCAGCATGGGCCTGCGCCTCGGCATGGACATCCCCGGATGGCCGCCCGAGAACATCGAGGAAATGGCCAAGAAGCTCGAACAGGAACTGCTCGGCTAA
- the rplQ gene encoding 50S ribosomal protein L17 — translation MRHGIKGRKLSRKSQHRTALFRNMAAALIKHEQITTTVAKAKELRPYVEKLVTLAKRGGLSNRRLAHARLLDDAQLIKLFDVLAARYADREGGYTRIIRAGIRQSDAVQMAIIEFVDRDVAAKGQDSGPVINEEEFEDA, via the coding sequence ATGCGTCATGGTATCAAGGGCCGCAAGCTCAGCCGCAAGAGCCAGCACCGCACGGCATTGTTCCGCAACATGGCGGCGGCGCTGATCAAGCACGAGCAGATCACCACCACCGTCGCCAAGGCGAAGGAACTGCGTCCTTACGTGGAAAAGCTGGTGACCCTCGCCAAGCGCGGTGGCCTTTCCAACCGTCGCCTGGCGCACGCCCGCCTGCTGGACGATGCGCAGCTCATCAAGCTGTTCGACGTTCTGGCCGCCCGCTACGCCGACCGTGAAGGCGGCTACACCCGCATCATCCGCGCCGGCATCCGCCAGAGCGACGCGGTGCAGATGGCCATCATCGAATTCGTCGACCGCGATGTCGCCGCCAAGGGCCAGGATTCGGGTCCGGTGATTAACGAGGAAGAGTTCGAAGACGCGTAA
- a CDS encoding trimeric intracellular cation channel family protein, which produces MTFPAAIAAPVLPPFVDLAGTAVFALSGALMAARLNQTFVTCAFFALVTGVGGGSVRDLLLGQPAFWLRDFWIAPVILVTATIAWWLPSKWWSGRWLEWADAIGLAAFAALGTAKALAFDVAPLAAVILGVVTGCVGGIIRDVIAGVPSILMRPELYVTAAALAAALCAGLLLIGVAQPLAMAIAALAGFALRGAAMIWRIELPAYSREA; this is translated from the coding sequence ATGACCTTTCCTGCAGCCATCGCGGCGCCCGTCCTGCCGCCTTTCGTCGATCTGGCCGGCACGGCGGTGTTCGCGCTGTCAGGCGCGCTGATGGCGGCACGGCTCAACCAGACGTTCGTCACCTGCGCCTTTTTTGCGCTGGTGACAGGCGTCGGCGGCGGATCGGTGCGCGACCTGTTGCTCGGCCAGCCGGCGTTCTGGCTGCGGGATTTCTGGATCGCCCCGGTGATCCTCGTCACCGCGACCATAGCGTGGTGGCTGCCTTCGAAATGGTGGAGCGGCCGCTGGCTGGAATGGGCAGACGCCATCGGACTGGCAGCCTTTGCAGCGCTCGGCACGGCCAAGGCGCTGGCCTTCGATGTCGCGCCACTCGCGGCGGTAATCCTGGGCGTGGTGACGGGATGTGTGGGCGGCATAATCCGCGATGTCATCGCAGGCGTGCCGTCCATCCTCATGCGGCCGGAGCTCTACGTCACCGCCGCCGCGCTGGCGGCTGCACTATGCGCCGGGCTGTTGCTGATCGGCGTGGCCCAGCCGCTCGCCATGGCCATCGCCGCTCTGGCAGGGTTTGCCCTGCGCGGCGCGGCGATGATCTGGCGCATCGAACTGCCCGCCTATTCGCGCGAGGCGTAG
- a CDS encoding PepSY domain-containing protein, translated as MRRFARWHIWLGWLVGLPIVMWTVSGLVMIIQPIESVRGSDRRLELPPVAADGLVLPQLTGPVRSVTLQNFVDGAGWIVVEDDGGRYRYSASDGSLYNPVGETAAREIAQATFTGDAALEGMTYFPADEVPRDFRNPVNVWQARFADDTNLYINAQTGEVQAVRTGWWRIYDFFWGLHIMDLETRDLEGQAPFNHWVLVVFAALSVAGSLIGCTLMFRRRKAKLAVTGP; from the coding sequence ATGCGCCGCTTTGCCAGATGGCATATCTGGCTGGGCTGGCTGGTCGGCCTTCCCATCGTAATGTGGACGGTCTCCGGCCTCGTCATGATTATCCAGCCGATAGAAAGCGTGCGCGGATCGGACCGGCGCCTGGAATTGCCTCCTGTCGCCGCCGATGGACTGGTGCTGCCGCAGCTGACTGGCCCGGTGCGCAGCGTCACCTTGCAGAATTTCGTCGACGGTGCCGGGTGGATCGTGGTGGAGGACGATGGCGGGCGCTATCGCTATTCGGCCAGCGACGGCAGCCTTTACAATCCCGTGGGCGAAACCGCGGCGCGCGAAATCGCGCAGGCGACCTTCACCGGGGATGCCGCCCTGGAAGGCATGACCTATTTCCCCGCGGACGAGGTGCCCCGCGATTTTCGCAACCCAGTGAACGTGTGGCAGGCGCGGTTTGCGGACGACACCAACCTCTACATCAACGCCCAGACCGGCGAGGTGCAGGCAGTGCGTACCGGATGGTGGCGGATTTACGATTTCTTCTGGGGCCTGCACATCATGGATCTGGAAACGCGCGACCTGGAGGGGCAGGCGCCCTTCAACCACTGGGTACTTGTCGTGTTTGCCGCGCTCAGCGTGGCAGGATCGCTGATCGGGTGCACGCTGATGTTCCGCCGGCGCAAGGCGAAGTTGGCGGTGACGGGACCATGA
- a CDS encoding VOC family protein produces the protein MTELSPFHLAFPVHDLAAARAFWGGVMGCPEGRSSDDWVDFDFYGHQIVAHQVPSVVAKGGHGTNPVDGHDVPVPHFGIVLGLADWKALAERLTAAGVAFQIAPHVRFEGQPGEQATMFFTDPSGNAIEMKAFADRTKLFATQ, from the coding sequence TTGACAGAACTCTCGCCATTTCATCTCGCCTTTCCTGTCCACGACCTTGCCGCTGCGCGCGCGTTCTGGGGTGGTGTCATGGGCTGCCCCGAAGGGCGCTCATCGGATGACTGGGTGGACTTCGACTTCTACGGCCACCAGATCGTCGCGCACCAGGTCCCCTCCGTCGTGGCCAAGGGGGGGCACGGCACCAACCCAGTCGACGGGCATGATGTGCCGGTGCCGCATTTCGGCATCGTGCTTGGCCTGGCGGATTGGAAGGCGCTGGCCGAGCGGCTGACCGCTGCGGGAGTCGCCTTTCAGATCGCGCCCCACGTCCGTTTCGAAGGCCAGCCGGGAGAGCAGGCGACGATGTTCTTCACCGATCCCAGCGGCAACGCCATCGAGATGAAGGCCTTTGCCGATCGAACCAAGCTGTTCGCCACGCAGTAG
- the lpdA gene encoding dihydrolipoyl dehydrogenase — MAEQTYDYDVLVIGAGPGGYVAAIRAAQLGLKVACADSRETLGGTCLNVGCIPSKAMLHASEYYDAAANGAMEAMGIEVTPRLNMEKLHGQRIEAVDSLTKGIAFLFKKNKVEWKKGHATFQDPHTVKVGDETVTAKNVVIATGSSVTPLPGIEVDNSRFVVVDSTGALELPKVPGHMVVIGAGVIGLELGSVWRRLGAKVTCVEYLDEILPGMDEDIRKEARKIFKKQGIEFRLGTKVTGCTVAGDTATLAMEPAAGGAAETLDADCVLVSIGRKPNTDKLGLEAIGLDVNKRGQVETDHEFRTKVDGVWAIGDVIPGPMLAHKAEDEGIAVAENIAGQTGIVNHDVIPSVVYTWPEIAGVGLTEAQAKDAGHTVKTSKFPMMANSRAKTNHEPDGLVKIIADAETDRVLGVWAIASVAGTMIAEAALALEFGATSEDIAYTCHAHPTHSEAMKEAAMGVQGKPIHI; from the coding sequence GTGGCTGAACAAACTTACGACTACGACGTCCTCGTTATCGGTGCCGGCCCCGGCGGCTATGTCGCCGCGATCCGGGCGGCGCAGCTGGGGCTGAAGGTCGCCTGCGCGGACAGCCGGGAGACCCTGGGCGGCACCTGTCTCAACGTCGGTTGTATTCCCTCCAAGGCCATGTTGCACGCGAGCGAGTATTACGATGCCGCCGCCAACGGCGCGATGGAAGCGATGGGCATCGAGGTAACGCCCAGGCTCAACATGGAAAAGCTGCACGGCCAGCGCATCGAAGCGGTCGACAGCCTGACGAAGGGCATCGCGTTCCTGTTCAAGAAGAACAAGGTCGAGTGGAAGAAGGGCCACGCCACCTTCCAGGATCCGCACACAGTGAAGGTGGGCGATGAGACGGTCACCGCGAAGAACGTGGTCATCGCCACCGGCTCCAGCGTTACCCCGCTGCCGGGCATCGAGGTGGACAATTCCAGGTTCGTGGTGGTCGATTCCACCGGTGCGCTGGAGCTGCCCAAGGTGCCCGGGCACATGGTCGTGATCGGCGCGGGCGTGATCGGGCTGGAGCTGGGCAGCGTATGGCGGCGTCTCGGCGCGAAGGTGACCTGCGTCGAATATCTCGACGAGATCCTGCCAGGCATGGACGAGGATATCCGCAAGGAAGCGCGCAAGATCTTCAAGAAGCAGGGTATCGAATTCAGGCTGGGCACCAAGGTCACCGGCTGCACGGTAGCGGGCGACACGGCCACGCTGGCGATGGAGCCCGCCGCCGGCGGCGCGGCCGAGACGCTGGATGCGGATTGTGTGCTGGTTTCCATCGGTCGCAAGCCGAATACCGACAAGCTTGGCCTCGAGGCCATCGGCCTGGACGTGAACAAGCGCGGCCAGGTCGAGACCGATCATGAATTTCGCACCAAGGTGGACGGCGTCTGGGCCATTGGCGACGTCATCCCCGGCCCCATGCTCGCCCACAAAGCCGAGGACGAAGGCATCGCGGTGGCCGAGAACATTGCCGGACAGACGGGCATCGTGAACCACGATGTGATCCCCAGCGTCGTCTACACCTGGCCCGAGATCGCGGGCGTCGGCCTGACCGAGGCACAGGCGAAGGATGCCGGGCACACGGTGAAGACGAGCAAGTTCCCCATGATGGCGAACAGCCGCGCCAAGACCAACCATGAACCCGACGGCCTGGTGAAAATCATCGCCGATGCCGAAACTGATCGCGTGCTCGGCGTCTGGGCCATCGCCAGCGTCGCGGGCACGATGATTGCCGAAGCCGCGCTGGCGCTGGAGTTCGGTGCGACGAGCGAGGACATCGCCTACACCTGCCACGCCCACCCCACGCACTCGGAGGCGATGAAGGAAGCCGCGATGGGCGTCCAGGGCAAGCCGATCCACATCTGA
- the odhB gene encoding 2-oxoglutarate dehydrogenase complex dihydrolipoyllysine-residue succinyltransferase, whose protein sequence is MSTEVKVPTLGESVTEATIGEWLKQPGDSVAVDEPIASLETDKVAVEVPSPVAGRLESHAVEVGATVEVGALIAIITEGDAAPAKAPAAQPKADETLADKQSSAESAALPDEKVATSDAPAEAQAGDNGAVTMSPAVRRAVIEHGVDPTGIKGTGKDGRLTKEDVLAAAQARKAAPADTSTQATPAPSPASAAAPVSKGERREERVKMTRMRQTIARRLKGAQEEAALLTTFNDCDMTAVIAAREAYKDLFAKKHGIKLGFMSFFAKAAALALKDVPSVNAYIDGDEIVYHDYVDLSVAVSAPNGLVVPVVRSIDAMSFAEIELAIADFGKRAKEGTLTMADMSGGTFTISNGGVFGSLMSTPIINPPQSAVLGLHRIEDRPVARDGEVVIRPMMYLALSYDHRIIDGREAVTALKIMKEAIEDPMRMLIDL, encoded by the coding sequence ATGTCCACCGAAGTCAAGGTCCCCACGCTGGGCGAATCAGTCACCGAGGCCACCATTGGCGAATGGCTGAAGCAGCCGGGTGACAGCGTGGCGGTGGACGAACCGATCGCCAGCCTGGAAACAGACAAGGTCGCGGTGGAGGTGCCCTCGCCCGTTGCCGGACGTCTTGAATCCCACGCGGTGGAGGTTGGTGCCACTGTCGAGGTGGGCGCCCTGATCGCGATCATCACCGAGGGCGATGCCGCCCCCGCCAAGGCACCGGCCGCCCAGCCCAAGGCTGACGAGACGCTCGCCGACAAGCAGAGCTCGGCCGAAAGCGCGGCTCTGCCGGACGAAAAGGTTGCGACGTCTGACGCCCCGGCGGAGGCTCAGGCAGGTGACAACGGCGCCGTTACCATGTCCCCCGCCGTGCGCCGCGCGGTGATCGAGCATGGCGTCGATCCGACCGGCATCAAGGGCACCGGCAAGGACGGTCGGCTGACCAAGGAAGACGTGCTGGCCGCAGCCCAGGCCCGGAAGGCCGCGCCCGCCGACACGTCCACACAGGCCACCCCCGCCCCGTCGCCGGCGTCAGCTGCCGCTCCGGTGAGCAAGGGTGAGCGCCGGGAAGAGCGCGTCAAGATGACGCGGATGCGCCAGACCATCGCCCGCCGCCTGAAAGGCGCGCAGGAAGAAGCGGCGCTGCTCACCACGTTCAACGATTGCGACATGACCGCCGTGATCGCGGCGCGTGAGGCGTACAAGGACCTGTTCGCCAAGAAGCACGGCATCAAGCTCGGCTTCATGAGCTTCTTCGCCAAGGCCGCGGCGCTGGCGCTGAAGGACGTGCCCTCGGTCAACGCCTACATCGATGGCGACGAGATCGTCTATCACGACTACGTCGATCTGTCGGTGGCGGTCAGCGCCCCCAACGGTCTGGTCGTGCCGGTCGTCCGCTCGATCGATGCGATGAGCTTTGCCGAGATCGAGCTGGCCATTGCCGACTTCGGCAAGCGCGCGAAGGAAGGCACGCTGACGATGGCCGACATGTCCGGCGGCACGTTCACCATTTCCAATGGCGGCGTGTTCGGTTCGCTGATGTCGACCCCGATCATCAATCCGCCGCAAAGCGCCGTGCTCGGTCTCCACCGCATCGAGGACCGGCCCGTCGCCCGTGATGGCGAAGTGGTGATCCGCCCGATGATGTATCTTGCGCTGTCCTACGATCACCGCATCATTGACGGGCGCGAGGCTGTGACGGCATTGAAGATCATGAAGGAGGCGATCGAGGATCCGATGCGGATGCTGATCGACCTGTGA
- a CDS encoding 2-oxoglutarate dehydrogenase E1 component: protein MGKEPDTFIPAMPAQDGPQAGPSWGNARWPLTDGQGDLTAALDPTELAIVVKQEAAKAGKPTDEASLEKAADDSNRAMMLIRSFRVRGHLAANLDPLGLSHRAIPDDLTLKGHGFEGQEALEVYIGGVFGFGWVTIRDLYTALTDTYCGNVGLEYMHISDVEERRFLQERFESPEETIQFTPEGKRAILQAVIRGEEYEQYLAKKYVGTKRFGLDGGEAMIPALEAVIKYGGATGVREIIYGMAHRGRLNVLANVMAKPYRVIFHEFSGGSANPDDVGGSGDVKYHLGTSTDREFDGIKVHMSLVPNPSHLEAVDPVVLGKTRAQQAIHDDLGKHDKVLPVLIHGDAAFAGQGVVWECFGLSGVRGYATGGCIHFVVNNQIGFTTSPKFARSSPYPSDVAKGIQAPIVHVNGDDPEAVTFACKLAIEYRQRFKRDIVIDMWCYRRFGHNEGDEPSFTQPLMYKEIRKHPRVSELYSERLKAEGVIDAGTAPALRGEFTAHLDAEFEAGKSYKPNDVDWFAGRWSGLHKPADPETARRNVETAIPAKLFDSLGRTLTTVPADIQIHKTLGRVLDAKREMFAGGKGFDWATAEALAFGSLVTEGFGVRLSGQDSGRGTFSQRHAIWIDQNDERKYIPIATLPHGKFEVYDSTLSEFGVLGFEYGFAMADPKTLVLWEAQFGDFANGAQVIIDQFIAAGEAKWLRANGLVLLLPHGYEGQGPEHSSARLERFLQLCANDNIQVCNITSPANYFHVLRRQMLRPFRKPLIIMTPKSLLRHPDAKSDAQFFTGESHFMRILSDKVEIADDKVRRLVLCSGKVGYDLMQKRNEEGIDDVSIVRIEQLYPFPGEPLTARLKRMTGLEEVVWCQEEPKNNGAWFFVESRIEESLADAGHEGMRPCYAGREPGASPATGFAKRHQAQQESLVSVALGLSTRGKTALECAGRRNTANDLGSK, encoded by the coding sequence GCGCGCTGGCCGCTGACCGATGGCCAAGGCGACCTGACGGCTGCGCTCGACCCGACCGAGCTTGCCATCGTGGTCAAGCAGGAGGCGGCCAAGGCGGGCAAGCCCACCGACGAAGCTTCGCTGGAAAAGGCGGCGGACGATTCCAACCGCGCGATGATGCTGATCCGCTCGTTCCGCGTGCGCGGGCACCTGGCGGCAAATCTCGACCCCCTCGGCCTCTCGCATCGCGCCATCCCCGACGATCTGACGCTGAAAGGCCACGGTTTCGAAGGGCAGGAAGCGCTGGAGGTCTACATAGGCGGCGTGTTCGGCTTTGGCTGGGTAACCATCCGCGACCTCTACACGGCGCTGACCGACACCTATTGCGGCAATGTCGGCCTGGAATACATGCACATTTCCGACGTGGAGGAGAGGCGCTTCCTGCAGGAACGTTTCGAAAGCCCGGAGGAGACGATCCAGTTCACGCCGGAAGGCAAGCGTGCCATCCTGCAGGCCGTGATCCGCGGCGAGGAGTATGAACAGTACCTCGCCAAGAAGTACGTCGGCACCAAGCGCTTCGGGCTTGACGGCGGCGAGGCGATGATCCCGGCGCTGGAAGCCGTCATCAAGTACGGCGGCGCCACGGGCGTGCGCGAGATCATCTACGGCATGGCCCACCGCGGCCGGCTCAACGTGCTCGCCAACGTGATGGCGAAACCTTACCGTGTGATCTTCCACGAGTTTTCCGGCGGCAGCGCCAATCCGGACGACGTGGGCGGTTCAGGCGACGTGAAATACCACCTCGGCACCAGCACCGACCGCGAATTCGACGGCATCAAGGTGCACATGAGCCTGGTGCCCAACCCCTCGCACCTCGAGGCGGTCGACCCGGTCGTGCTTGGCAAGACCCGGGCGCAGCAGGCCATTCACGACGATCTCGGCAAGCACGACAAGGTGCTGCCCGTGCTGATCCATGGCGATGCCGCCTTTGCCGGGCAAGGCGTGGTGTGGGAATGCTTCGGCCTTTCCGGCGTGCGCGGTTACGCCACGGGTGGTTGCATCCATTTCGTGGTGAACAACCAGATCGGTTTCACCACCAGCCCGAAGTTCGCGCGGTCATCCCCCTATCCGTCGGATGTCGCCAAGGGCATCCAGGCCCCCATCGTCCACGTCAACGGCGACGATCCGGAGGCCGTGACCTTCGCCTGCAAGCTGGCGATCGAATATCGCCAACGCTTCAAGCGCGACATCGTGATCGACATGTGGTGCTATCGCCGCTTCGGCCACAACGAGGGCGACGAGCCGAGCTTTACCCAGCCGCTGATGTACAAGGAAATCCGCAAGCATCCGCGGGTGTCGGAACTGTATTCCGAGCGTCTGAAGGCCGAGGGCGTCATCGACGCCGGCACCGCACCTGCCTTGCGCGGGGAATTCACCGCCCATCTCGATGCCGAGTTCGAAGCCGGAAAAAGCTACAAGCCCAACGATGTGGACTGGTTCGCCGGCCGGTGGAGCGGGTTGCACAAGCCCGCCGACCCGGAAACCGCGCGTCGCAACGTTGAAACGGCCATCCCGGCGAAGCTGTTCGACAGTCTCGGGCGCACGCTCACCACGGTTCCCGCCGATATCCAGATCCACAAGACACTTGGCCGCGTGCTCGACGCCAAGCGCGAGATGTTCGCCGGCGGCAAGGGCTTCGACTGGGCCACTGCCGAAGCGCTCGCATTCGGCAGCCTGGTGACCGAGGGATTCGGTGTCCGCCTGTCCGGCCAGGACAGCGGCCGCGGCACCTTCAGCCAGCGTCACGCCATCTGGATCGACCAGAACGACGAGCGCAAGTACATCCCCATCGCCACCCTGCCCCACGGCAAGTTCGAGGTCTACGATTCCACGCTGAGCGAATTCGGCGTGCTCGGCTTCGAATACGGTTTCGCGATGGCCGATCCCAAGACCCTCGTGCTGTGGGAAGCGCAGTTCGGCGATTTCGCAAACGGGGCGCAGGTCATCATCGACCAGTTCATCGCCGCGGGCGAGGCGAAATGGCTGCGCGCCAATGGTCTCGTCCTGCTGCTGCCGCATGGATACGAGGGCCAGGGACCGGAGCACTCGAGCGCCCGGCTCGAACGTTTCCTGCAATTGTGCGCCAACGACAATATCCAGGTGTGCAACATCACCAGCCCGGCCAACTACTTCCATGTGCTGCGCCGGCAGATGCTGCGCCCGTTCCGCAAGCCGCTCATCATCATGACGCCCAAGAGCCTGCTGCGCCATCCGGATGCCAAAAGCGACGCGCAGTTCTTCACCGGCGAAAGCCATTTCATGCGCATCCTGTCCGACAAGGTGGAGATCGCCGACGACAAGGTGCGCCGCCTCGTGCTGTGCAGCGGCAAGGTGGGCTACGACCTCATGCAGAAGCGGAACGAGGAGGGCATCGACGATGTCTCGATCGTGCGCATCGAGCAGTTGTACCCGTTCCCCGGTGAACCGCTGACCGCGCGCCTGAAGCGCATGACCGGCCTGGAAGAAGTCGTCTGGTGCCAGGAAGAACCAAAGAACAACGGCGCCTGGTTCTTCGTCGAAAGCCGTATCGAGGAATCTCTCGCCGACGCCGGGCACGAGGGGATGCGTCCGTGTTATGCCGGCCGCGAGCCCGGCGCATCGCCCGCCACGGGTTTTGCCAAGCGTCACCAGGCGCAGCAGGAATCGCTCGTTTCGGTCGCGCTCGGCCTCTCCACGCGCGGCAAGACGGCGCTCGAATGTGCCGGTCGCCGCAACACCGCCAACGATCTGGGAAGCAAGTAG